One window from the genome of Rhodopirellula halodulae encodes:
- the rpsQ gene encoding 30S ribosomal protein S17 — MPKRVVAGIVTSDKMSKTRRVEIARLVKHPKYKKYIRRRTVCHVHDENDESGMGDRVEIIESEPLSKLKRWRLVRVLEKSTAVDVVALRAARKSAEAEGLAAAHAGEPEAESTSSDA; from the coding sequence ATGCCTAAACGCGTCGTAGCAGGAATTGTGACCAGCGACAAAATGAGCAAGACGCGTCGCGTCGAGATCGCTCGTTTGGTCAAGCACCCTAAATACAAGAAATACATTCGTCGCCGTACGGTGTGTCACGTTCACGACGAAAACGATGAGTCGGGCATGGGCGACCGTGTGGAGATCATCGAATCAGAACCGTTGAGCAAGCTGAAACGTTGGCGTTTGGTTCGTGTTTTGGAAAAGAGCACCGCCGTCGACGTTGTTGCATTGCGTGCGGCTCGCAAGAGCGCCGAAGCAGAAGGCTTGGCAGCGGCTCACGCTGGCGAACCTGAAGCCGAATCGACCTCGTCGGACGCTTAA
- the rpsH gene encoding 30S ribosomal protein S8, with translation MMTDPIADMLTRIRNAVRVERPFVDIPASRVKRGVADVLKREGFIWDWKEEQVEGEPVAWLRLELKYGPNGERVIQTIRRVSKPGRRLYSRSKELKPVLGGLGIRIISTSKGVISDREARRDKIGGEVLCEVS, from the coding sequence ATGATGACCGACCCCATTGCCGACATGCTCACCCGAATCCGCAACGCCGTTCGCGTTGAACGGCCGTTCGTGGACATCCCCGCCTCACGCGTGAAACGCGGAGTCGCAGATGTTCTCAAACGCGAAGGATTCATCTGGGACTGGAAAGAAGAACAAGTCGAAGGCGAGCCAGTGGCTTGGCTCCGTTTGGAATTGAAGTACGGACCCAACGGCGAACGCGTGATCCAAACCATTCGCCGAGTCAGCAAGCCTGGCCGTCGTTTGTACAGCCGCAGCAAAGAACTCAAACCAGTGTTGGGTGGTTTGGGAATCCGAATCATCAGCACCAGCAAAGGCGTGATCAGCGATCGCGAAGCTCGCCGCGACAAAATCGGCGGCGAAGTGCTTTGCGAAGTCTCCTGA
- the rplF gene encoding 50S ribosomal protein L6 yields MSRIGNKPVAIPSGVKVSIADRNIDVEGPKGKLSFKHRAEVNVAVDSDANQVVVTRDKDDRTSREFHGLTRAIVANMMVGVTEGYEKKLEIVGVGYLASISGDTLQLRVGYANELHRKIPADLTVTCPDQTHVVIQGCDKQSVGQFAAEIRSLRKPEPYKGKGIRYQDEHVKIKPGKSATK; encoded by the coding sequence ATGAGCCGCATTGGTAACAAGCCAGTCGCGATCCCATCCGGTGTCAAAGTCAGCATCGCTGACCGAAACATCGACGTGGAAGGTCCCAAGGGCAAACTGTCGTTCAAGCATCGCGCAGAAGTCAACGTCGCAGTCGATAGCGACGCCAACCAAGTCGTTGTCACTCGTGATAAAGATGATCGTACATCTCGTGAGTTCCATGGACTAACGCGTGCGATCGTTGCCAACATGATGGTCGGCGTGACCGAGGGTTACGAGAAGAAGCTCGAGATCGTTGGCGTGGGTTATCTCGCGTCGATCAGCGGAGACACACTTCAATTGCGGGTTGGTTACGCAAACGAACTGCACCGAAAGATCCCAGCGGACCTGACGGTCACCTGTCCCGACCAGACTCACGTGGTCATTCAAGGTTGCGACAAGCAAAGCGTTGGCCAGTTCGCCGCAGAAATTCGCTCGTTGCGTAAGCCTGAGCCTTACAAAGGCAAAGGGATTCGCTACCAAGACGAGCACGTCAAAATCAAACCCGGTAAATCTGCTACCAAGTAG
- the rplB gene encoding 50S ribosomal protein L2, which produces MGIRIYKPTSAGRRNASVSDFKELTPGYTPERSLLRPKSKTGGRNNQGKITARHRGGGHKQKYRVIDFRRVKDGMAATVDSVQYDPNRTARIALLKYPDGEKHYVIAPAGVSAGDKLENGPDAPPVVGNCLPLKNIPLGTSVCCIEMRAGRGAVMCRSAGTQATLQAREADWAQLLLPSGEVRRVPSACRATIGQVGNSDHMNVVLGKAGRSRWLGRRPHVRGTAMNPIDHPHGGGEGRTKGGRHPVSPSGKSAKGGQTRQKRKPSNSSIVRRRKSRRYGQLKLHK; this is translated from the coding sequence ATGGGCATTCGAATCTACAAGCCGACCAGCGCCGGACGACGCAACGCGTCGGTCAGCGACTTCAAAGAACTGACGCCTGGCTACACGCCAGAACGTTCTTTGTTGCGTCCAAAGTCGAAAACCGGCGGTCGCAATAACCAAGGTAAAATCACGGCTCGTCACCGTGGCGGCGGACACAAACAGAAATACCGAGTCATCGACTTTCGCCGCGTCAAAGACGGCATGGCCGCAACGGTTGACTCGGTGCAGTACGACCCAAACCGCACCGCTCGCATCGCATTGCTGAAGTACCCAGATGGCGAAAAGCATTACGTGATCGCACCTGCCGGTGTTTCCGCTGGCGACAAACTGGAAAACGGCCCCGACGCACCACCCGTCGTTGGCAACTGCCTTCCACTGAAAAACATTCCACTGGGCACCTCGGTTTGCTGCATTGAAATGCGTGCAGGACGCGGAGCCGTGATGTGTCGTTCAGCCGGCACCCAAGCCACCTTGCAAGCACGCGAAGCTGACTGGGCACAGTTGCTTTTGCCGTCTGGCGAAGTCCGCCGCGTGCCGAGTGCCTGCCGTGCGACCATCGGACAGGTCGGCAACAGCGACCACATGAACGTGGTGCTTGGCAAAGCTGGACGCTCACGTTGGCTTGGCCGCCGACCTCACGTTCGTGGTACCGCAATGAACCCAATCGATCACCCGCACGGTGGTGGTGAAGGTCGGACAAAGGGTGGACGACACCCAGTGAGCCCATCGGGCAAGAGCGCCAAGGGCGGACAAACTCGCCAGAAGCGCAAACCAAGCAACTCGTCGATCGTTCGCCGACGCAAGAGCCGTCGTTACGGTCAATTGAAACTTCACAAGTAG
- the rplX gene encoding 50S ribosomal protein L24 produces the protein MKFRVNDEVIVIAGADKGHRGKILKVDRDKDKVVVEGAARVWKHVRQSQKNPQGGRLNKEMPMSASNVMLADPSTGKPTRIGVRFLEDGSKERYAKASGESLGQISPAKAAKSAS, from the coding sequence ATGAAATTCCGCGTTAACGACGAAGTCATCGTGATCGCCGGTGCTGACAAAGGTCACCGCGGCAAGATTTTGAAAGTCGATCGCGACAAAGACAAAGTTGTCGTCGAGGGAGCGGCTCGCGTGTGGAAGCACGTTCGCCAAAGCCAAAAAAACCCTCAGGGTGGCCGCTTGAACAAAGAGATGCCCATGAGTGCGAGCAACGTGATGCTGGCCGATCCATCGACGGGAAAGCCAACCCGAATCGGCGTTCGTTTCCTTGAAGACGGCAGCAAAGAGCGTTACGCGAAGGCAAGCGGTGAAAGCCTGGGACAAATCTCACCCGCCAAGGCAGCCAAATCCGCCAGCTGA
- the rpmC gene encoding 50S ribosomal protein L29 — translation MTKLTELREMSDEQLQATATEAAESLFRLRFQSQSERLNTPSEIKKNRKTIARVKTIQTERQLAAQKS, via the coding sequence ATGACCAAATTGACTGAACTTCGCGAAATGAGCGACGAGCAGCTGCAAGCGACCGCAACGGAAGCTGCAGAGAGTCTGTTCCGCTTGCGTTTTCAATCTCAATCGGAGCGTTTGAACACGCCCAGCGAGATTAAGAAGAACCGAAAAACGATCGCTCGTGTCAAGACGATCCAAACAGAACGTCAGCTCGCAGCTCAAAAGAGCTAG
- the rplW gene encoding 50S ribosomal protein L23, translated as MSAIQPPKPAERKIELEPHQVLLKPLVTEKGVHRATRNNQYAFQIHRDATKLDVKKAVEHLFDVKVLKVRTQTRKGKTRRFRYKIGRTSDWKKAIVSLHEDHRIDFF; from the coding sequence ATGTCGGCGATCCAACCACCCAAACCAGCTGAACGCAAAATCGAACTGGAACCCCACCAGGTTTTGCTGAAGCCGCTCGTCACCGAAAAAGGTGTTCACCGAGCCACGCGAAACAACCAATACGCGTTCCAAATCCATCGCGACGCCACCAAATTGGACGTCAAGAAAGCTGTCGAACATTTGTTTGATGTGAAGGTCCTCAAGGTCCGCACTCAGACACGAAAAGGAAAAACCCGCCGGTTCCGTTACAAGATTGGACGAACCAGCGACTGGAAGAAGGCGATCGTCTCGTTGCACGAAGATCATCGCATCGACTTCTTCTAG
- the rplE gene encoding 50S ribosomal protein L5: MSNNIPRMQQRYEESIRSAMTEKFGYKNPHQVPRLQKISMNMGVGAAVGDKKVLDLAIDSMTQITGQKPVTTIARKSIAGFRLREGMPIGCMVTMRRQRMFEFLDRLISVVLPRVRDFRGISRKAFDGNGNYTLGLNEQLVFPELNPDKFIRPQGMNISFVTSAKTDDEARELLRLFGMPFQQPKEKAGAA; the protein is encoded by the coding sequence ATGTCCAACAACATCCCACGAATGCAACAGCGATACGAAGAATCCATTCGTAGCGCTATGACTGAAAAATTCGGTTATAAGAATCCACACCAAGTGCCGCGTCTGCAAAAGATCAGCATGAACATGGGCGTTGGTGCGGCTGTTGGCGACAAAAAGGTTCTCGACCTGGCCATTGACTCGATGACTCAGATCACCGGACAAAAGCCAGTCACCACCATCGCTCGCAAGTCGATCGCAGGCTTTCGCCTTCGTGAAGGCATGCCAATTGGCTGCATGGTCACCATGCGTCGCCAGCGGATGTTCGAATTCCTCGATCGTCTGATCTCCGTCGTGCTTCCTCGTGTTCGCGACTTTCGTGGTATCAGCCGCAAAGCTTTCGATGGAAACGGTAACTACACACTTGGTCTGAACGAACAGTTGGTGTTCCCTGAGCTGAACCCCGACAAGTTCATTCGTCCACAAGGCATGAACATTAGCTTTGTCACATCGGCGAAGACCGACGATGAAGCACGTGAACTGTTGCGGTTGTTTGGAATGCCATTCCAACAACCCAAAGAGAAGGCCGGAGCGGCCTGA
- the rpsC gene encoding 30S ribosomal protein S3, which produces MGQKVNPIAFRTGVTRGWGSRWYASKQDFSDLLVEDRKIREFITKHPKKSQYKSAGIDRIEIERTRDEVRVMLYVARPGLIIGKKGQEIEILQAELQNLVGRRINLKVEEVGRPELQAQLVAEDIAQQLAKRASFRRTMKRMLEQTMDAGAKGIKIQMAGRLGGAEMARREKQSAGSIPLSTLQAKIDYGFTEAMTPQGHIGIQVWINQGTYGDDNDGADAQTGQASKKPKRSYKR; this is translated from the coding sequence ATGGGTCAAAAAGTCAATCCGATTGCGTTTCGTACCGGCGTCACCCGTGGTTGGGGAAGTCGTTGGTATGCCTCGAAGCAGGATTTTTCGGACCTGCTGGTGGAAGATCGCAAGATTCGCGAATTCATCACCAAGCACCCGAAGAAGTCACAATACAAAAGTGCGGGTATCGATCGCATCGAGATCGAGCGTACCCGAGACGAAGTTCGAGTGATGCTTTATGTTGCTCGCCCAGGTTTGATCATCGGCAAGAAAGGCCAAGAGATCGAAATTCTGCAAGCTGAATTGCAGAACCTGGTCGGACGTCGCATCAACTTGAAAGTGGAAGAAGTTGGACGACCTGAGCTTCAGGCTCAGTTGGTTGCAGAGGACATCGCTCAGCAACTCGCAAAACGCGCCAGCTTCCGACGCACCATGAAACGAATGCTCGAACAGACCATGGACGCGGGTGCCAAAGGCATCAAAATCCAAATGGCTGGTCGATTGGGCGGAGCTGAAATGGCACGCCGCGAAAAGCAAAGTGCTGGCTCGATTCCATTGAGCACGCTACAAGCCAAGATTGATTACGGATTCACCGAAGCGATGACGCCACAGGGGCACATCGGGATTCAAGTGTGGATTAACCAAGGTACTTACGGAGACGACAACGATGGCGCTGATGCCCAAACGGGTCAAGCATCGAAAAAGCCAAAGAGGTCGTATAAAAGGTAA
- a CDS encoding type Z 30S ribosomal protein S14 has protein sequence MASKSKVAKALRTPKFSTRKENRCKFCGRPRSVYRKFGLCRICFRENANAGLIPGVRKSSW, from the coding sequence GTGGCAAGCAAATCCAAGGTCGCTAAGGCGCTTCGCACGCCCAAGTTTTCCACTCGAAAAGAGAACCGTTGCAAGTTTTGCGGACGTCCACGCTCGGTGTACCGCAAGTTTGGCTTGTGCCGAATTTGTTTCCGCGAAAACGCCAATGCGGGATTGATCCCTGGCGTTCGCAAGAGCAGCTGGTGA
- a CDS encoding adenylate kinase: protein MRIIFIGPPGAGKGTQCELLSKALNVPHIGTGGMLRALDAQCENQIHLRIDRGHFAPDEFVLEMVAKRLSQPDSELGYLLDGFPRTLVQANAFDEQLRDSAMKLDHVLHLRVTAEVLVERLRKRGEEENRADDAEEFIRERFRIYDVRTAPLLDHYRRQGLVRDIDGADTADAVHASICRCLKLPVTQS, encoded by the coding sequence GTGCGAATCATCTTCATCGGCCCGCCGGGAGCGGGCAAAGGCACCCAGTGTGAGTTATTGAGCAAGGCGTTGAACGTGCCACACATTGGCACGGGCGGCATGTTGCGAGCGTTGGACGCTCAATGCGAAAACCAGATTCACCTGCGGATCGATCGCGGACACTTTGCTCCCGATGAATTCGTCCTAGAGATGGTCGCCAAACGCCTGTCGCAGCCCGACAGCGAACTGGGCTATCTGCTGGATGGCTTTCCGCGAACACTGGTTCAAGCCAACGCGTTTGATGAACAGCTTCGCGATTCAGCGATGAAGCTGGACCATGTTCTTCACTTACGCGTCACTGCGGAAGTCCTTGTTGAACGTCTCCGCAAACGAGGCGAAGAGGAGAACCGGGCGGATGACGCCGAAGAATTCATCCGTGAACGCTTTCGAATCTACGATGTTCGCACCGCGCCGCTGCTGGATCATTATCGGCGACAAGGACTGGTTCGGGACATCGACGGAGCGGACACGGCGGATGCCGTTCATGCATCGATTTGCCGCTGTTTAAAGCTCCCCGTCACGCAGAGTTGA
- the rpsE gene encoding 30S ribosomal protein S5, whose protein sequence is MSNARNKRNNKNEEQGLDSGLLDRVVKIKRCAAVVKGGRRFSFAAMVVVGNGSGQVGWGYGKANEVPPSVQKAQKQASRSMIHVPLVEGSIPHEVWGRYGAARVVLLPAGAGTGIIAGQAVRAVCEACGIHDILTKSYGTNNPVTLVKATIDAMSKLRTREQIAALRGLNPDELIEA, encoded by the coding sequence ATGAGCAACGCACGAAACAAACGCAACAACAAAAACGAAGAGCAAGGTCTGGACAGCGGTCTGCTGGACCGAGTCGTCAAGATCAAGCGTTGTGCGGCCGTCGTCAAAGGTGGTCGCCGATTCAGCTTCGCCGCGATGGTGGTTGTCGGAAACGGCAGCGGTCAGGTCGGTTGGGGCTACGGAAAAGCCAACGAAGTTCCGCCCAGTGTCCAAAAGGCACAGAAGCAAGCTTCGCGAAGCATGATCCACGTTCCTTTGGTGGAAGGCAGCATCCCTCACGAAGTTTGGGGCCGTTATGGTGCAGCTCGTGTGGTCTTGCTTCCAGCCGGTGCCGGTACCGGTATCATCGCAGGCCAAGCCGTGCGTGCGGTTTGCGAAGCCTGTGGCATCCACGACATTTTGACCAAGTCGTACGGCACCAACAATCCAGTGACTTTGGTGAAGGCGACCATCGACGCCATGAGCAAGCTGCGTACGCGAGAGCAAATCGCCGCCTTGCGTGGTTTGAACCCAGACGAATTGATTGAAGCCTGA
- the rplR gene encoding 50S ribosomal protein L18: MDKNKKLQSKRLRRRRHVRNKLRGSADQPRLCIQRSLKHFACQVVDDQAGKTIFSASTRDKAVRDQVKAGGNCEAAALIGKLVAEKAAEAGVKTVKLDRGHNKYHGRVKAFADAAREAGLQF; the protein is encoded by the coding sequence ATGGACAAGAACAAAAAACTTCAAAGCAAACGCCTGCGTCGGCGACGTCATGTTCGCAACAAGTTGCGTGGCAGTGCCGATCAACCGCGTCTGTGCATTCAGCGTTCGCTGAAGCACTTTGCTTGCCAGGTCGTGGACGACCAAGCCGGCAAAACCATCTTCAGTGCGAGCACGCGTGACAAAGCGGTTCGTGACCAAGTCAAGGCTGGTGGCAACTGTGAAGCCGCCGCATTGATTGGTAAGCTGGTTGCCGAAAAGGCTGCAGAGGCGGGTGTGAAGACCGTCAAACTGGATCGTGGTCACAACAAGTATCACGGCCGCGTCAAAGCGTTCGCAGATGCCGCTCGTGAAGCTGGCTTGCAGTTTTAA
- a CDS encoding thioredoxin family protein has product MPIRRVFGLSIAAALSVSSFAPPVAGGEFNQVLDVGDSAPEWKDLPTTDGKLSSLEKLAESKLVVLAFTCNSCPYAVDAEDRLIKLTQDYADQSVAVVAVNVNQVEEDLMPAMKRKAAEKSFPFTYAFDETQQIARDYGAKYTPQFFLIDQDRKIAYMGSLDDSPDGREVKDTYLEDAIKALLDDKEVAVKETVPVGCRIRMERLRRSRRSR; this is encoded by the coding sequence ATGCCCATCCGCAGGGTATTCGGCTTGTCCATCGCTGCCGCCCTTAGCGTTTCGAGCTTTGCCCCGCCCGTCGCGGGCGGAGAATTCAACCAAGTTCTCGATGTCGGCGATTCAGCTCCGGAATGGAAGGATCTTCCAACGACCGACGGCAAGCTGTCTTCCCTGGAGAAGTTGGCGGAATCAAAGTTGGTCGTGTTGGCCTTCACCTGCAACAGTTGCCCCTACGCGGTCGACGCGGAAGATCGGTTGATCAAACTCACCCAGGACTACGCCGATCAATCAGTCGCGGTTGTGGCGGTCAATGTGAATCAGGTCGAAGAAGACTTGATGCCGGCCATGAAGCGAAAGGCAGCCGAAAAGTCCTTTCCATTCACCTACGCCTTCGACGAAACCCAACAGATTGCACGGGATTATGGTGCCAAGTACACGCCGCAGTTCTTTCTGATCGATCAAGACCGGAAAATTGCCTACATGGGTTCGTTAGACGACAGCCCCGACGGTCGAGAAGTGAAAGACACCTATCTCGAAGATGCCATTAAGGCTTTGCTGGATGACAAGGAAGTCGCGGTCAAGGAAACTGTCCCCGTCGGGTGCCGTATCCGAATGGAGCGACTAAGACGCTCGCGAAGGTCCCGCTAA
- the secY gene encoding preprotein translocase subunit SecY: MFEKLRIIFSIPELRKKVLLTIGLLAIYRIGFHIPLPMIAANLESGGASDFFEKVSVFAASDLRQATIFGLGIMPYISASIIFQLLGSVYKPLEELKKEGEAGRKKLNEYTRYLTVVICLVQSYMYLKFMLMSGSGGQSSINPNFMNANEQLYFGWQIVAVLVMTTGTVFLMWLGEQIDEYGIGNGISLLIMAGILAQMPKALYELVLGMKTELTGLAKGQVGIETLIILVVLFVVVVFGVVFITLGQRKIPTQSAKFTRGRRVYGGTRQHLPLRINQAGVMPIIFASSLLMIPGVLFGFMAGQFDPDGSLFRAFNLISLTMSDQTSYFFNLMYVGLIFFFCYFWTAITFNPKEMSDNLRDSGTFIPGYRPGRRTTDYLEKVMVRITYVGAAFLGLIAIVPTIVYGSLGVPYSIAGFYGGTGLLIAVSVAFDLVQKIDSHLVMRNYRGLLEGAGGGTSPVV; encoded by the coding sequence ATGTTTGAAAAGCTGCGAATCATTTTCTCGATCCCGGAACTTCGCAAGAAGGTCCTGCTCACCATTGGTTTATTGGCCATCTATCGAATCGGGTTCCATATCCCGTTGCCGATGATCGCAGCCAACCTAGAAAGTGGTGGCGCATCGGACTTCTTCGAGAAGGTCAGCGTGTTTGCCGCGAGTGATTTGCGTCAGGCAACGATCTTCGGCCTGGGCATCATGCCGTACATTTCGGCCTCGATCATCTTCCAGTTGCTCGGCAGCGTCTACAAGCCGCTGGAAGAGCTGAAAAAGGAAGGCGAAGCCGGTCGCAAGAAACTGAACGAATACACTCGTTATTTAACGGTTGTGATCTGTTTGGTCCAAAGCTACATGTACCTGAAGTTCATGCTGATGTCTGGCTCGGGCGGCCAGAGCAGCATCAATCCGAACTTCATGAACGCGAACGAGCAGCTCTACTTCGGATGGCAAATTGTCGCCGTTTTGGTAATGACCACTGGGACGGTGTTCCTAATGTGGCTCGGTGAGCAAATTGACGAATATGGAATCGGCAACGGGATCAGTTTGCTGATCATGGCGGGCATCTTGGCTCAAATGCCAAAAGCACTTTACGAACTCGTTCTGGGAATGAAGACCGAGCTGACGGGCTTGGCGAAAGGTCAGGTTGGGATTGAAACTCTGATCATCTTGGTCGTACTGTTCGTGGTGGTGGTGTTCGGCGTCGTGTTCATCACGCTCGGCCAACGCAAGATTCCAACTCAGTCGGCAAAGTTCACCCGCGGTCGTCGCGTTTACGGCGGCACGCGTCAACACTTGCCTTTGCGAATCAACCAAGCCGGCGTGATGCCGATCATCTTCGCCAGTTCGCTGTTGATGATTCCGGGCGTGTTGTTTGGCTTCATGGCCGGTCAGTTCGATCCTGATGGCTCGCTGTTCCGAGCTTTCAACCTGATCAGCCTGACGATGAGCGATCAAACGTCGTACTTCTTCAACCTAATGTACGTCGGTCTGATTTTCTTCTTCTGCTACTTCTGGACGGCGATCACGTTCAACCCGAAGGAGATGAGTGACAATCTGCGTGATTCGGGAACGTTCATCCCTGGCTATCGTCCAGGACGTCGTACCACGGACTACCTAGAAAAGGTGATGGTCCGGATCACGTACGTCGGCGCTGCGTTCTTGGGCTTGATCGCAATCGTTCCAACCATCGTTTATGGTTCGCTGGGTGTTCCCTATTCAATCGCAGGTTTCTACGGTGGTACCGGATTGTTGATTGCCGTCAGCGTTGCATTCGATTTGGTGCAAAAGATCGACAGCCACTTGGTGATGCGGAACTACCGAGGGTTGCTCGAAGGTGCCGGTGGCGGCACATCGCCCGTCGTTTGA
- the rplO gene encoding 50S ribosomal protein L15: MQLNDVHRGITKNRPRKRIGRGPGSGTGKTSGRGHKGHKSRSGYSRKPNFQGGAMPMFRRVPKRGFNNRWALTIFAVNVGKLNEAFNDGETVTLEALAAKNLAKGNFDELKVLGDGELTKKLTVQAHRFSKSAEEKISSAGGTAEKLAPKRTPDERVAALKSEK, encoded by the coding sequence ATGCAACTCAACGACGTTCATCGCGGTATCACCAAGAACCGCCCTCGAAAACGCATTGGTCGCGGTCCAGGTAGCGGCACCGGCAAAACGTCGGGTCGTGGTCACAAGGGTCACAAAAGCCGCAGCGGTTACAGCCGCAAGCCCAACTTCCAGGGCGGTGCAATGCCGATGTTCCGCCGCGTTCCAAAGCGTGGTTTCAACAACCGCTGGGCGTTGACGATCTTCGCTGTGAACGTTGGTAAGTTGAACGAAGCGTTCAACGACGGCGAAACCGTGACTTTGGAAGCGTTGGCTGCGAAGAACTTGGCCAAAGGCAACTTCGACGAACTGAAGGTTCTCGGTGATGGCGAACTGACCAAGAAGCTGACGGTTCAGGCTCACCGTTTCAGCAAGTCTGCCGAAGAGAAGATCTCTTCCGCAGGTGGTACAGCTGAGAAGCTGGCCCCCAAACGCACGCCTGACGAACGCGTCGCCGCGTTGAAAAGCGAAAAGTAG
- the rpsS gene encoding 30S ribosomal protein S19, translating to MSRSSKKGPFVDPKVFFKVQKAAETGSKEPIKTWARSCTIVPEFVNVTFMVHNGRQHIKVLVTEDMVGHKLGEFAPTRTFKGHGGKGKR from the coding sequence ATGAGTCGAAGCAGTAAGAAGGGTCCTTTCGTTGACCCAAAAGTCTTTTTCAAAGTCCAGAAGGCGGCCGAGACTGGCTCCAAGGAACCGATCAAGACTTGGGCGCGATCTTGCACGATCGTTCCTGAATTCGTGAACGTCACGTTCATGGTTCACAACGGGCGTCAGCACATCAAAGTGCTGGTTACCGAAGACATGGTCGGTCACAAACTCGGTGAGTTTGCTCCGACCCGTACGTTCAAAGGTCACGGTGGTAAAGGAAAACGCTAA
- the rplV gene encoding 50S ribosomal protein L22, which yields MSQFNAYHKNARISAQKVRLVADLVRGMFADEALDTLKYQPQRGARMLEKVIKSAVGNAQDPDQNSGRSHRIEELVITDVRIDGGPMFKRIQPRARGMAFMIKKRSSHIRVGLTHIDNM from the coding sequence ATGTCACAATTCAACGCATATCACAAGAACGCACGCATCAGCGCCCAAAAGGTGCGTCTGGTTGCCGATTTGGTTCGAGGCATGTTTGCCGACGAAGCTTTGGACACTTTGAAGTATCAACCGCAACGCGGTGCACGGATGCTCGAGAAGGTCATCAAAAGTGCCGTCGGGAATGCACAAGACCCCGACCAGAACAGCGGCCGCAGCCATCGCATTGAAGAGCTCGTTATTACCGACGTTCGCATCGACGGCGGACCGATGTTCAAGCGAATTCAACCTCGTGCTCGCGGCATGGCGTTCATGATCAAGAAACGATCGAGTCACATCCGAGTCGGCCTGACTCACATCGACAATATGTAA
- the rplN gene encoding 50S ribosomal protein L14, whose translation MIQQETRLDVADNTGAREVMCIKVLGGSRRRFATVGDVIVCSVKSVIPGSEVKKKSVVRAVIVRTKQPTRRPDGSYIRFDSNAVVLVDKDRNPRGTRIFGAVARELRESNFMKIVSLANEVV comes from the coding sequence ATGATTCAACAAGAAACCCGCCTCGATGTCGCCGACAATACCGGTGCTCGAGAAGTGATGTGCATCAAGGTGCTCGGCGGCAGTCGGCGTCGATTCGCCACTGTTGGCGACGTCATTGTTTGCAGCGTCAAGAGCGTGATTCCTGGCAGCGAAGTGAAAAAGAAATCGGTTGTGCGTGCGGTGATCGTTCGTACCAAGCAACCCACTCGCCGTCCCGACGGAAGTTACATCCGTTTTGACTCCAACGCGGTTGTGTTGGTTGACAAAGACCGCAACCCACGCGGTACTCGCATCTTCGGTGCGGTCGCCCGTGAACTGCGTGAGAGCAACTTCATGAAAATTGTCAGCTTGGCGAACGAGGTGGTCTGA
- the rplP gene encoding 50S ribosomal protein L16, whose protein sequence is MPKRVKHRKSQRGRIKGNATRGNTVVFGDYGIQSLEPGWIKATTIEAGRIAAQQYVRGQGKLYIRIFPDKSVTSTPLETRMGKGKGEPDFWAAVVKPGTILYELSGVTEQQAKVCFARLASKMPVKVRFVERRPA, encoded by the coding sequence ATGCCCAAACGGGTCAAGCATCGAAAAAGCCAAAGAGGTCGTATAAAAGGTAACGCGACTCGCGGCAATACGGTCGTCTTTGGTGACTACGGCATCCAATCCCTGGAGCCTGGTTGGATCAAAGCTACGACGATCGAAGCCGGACGGATCGCTGCCCAGCAATACGTTCGCGGCCAAGGCAAGCTCTACATTCGCATCTTCCCCGACAAGTCTGTGACCAGCACTCCGCTGGAAACACGGATGGGGAAGGGGAAAGGGGAGCCTGACTTCTGGGCCGCAGTCGTGAAGCCAGGCACCATTTTGTACGAACTCAGTGGCGTGACCGAACAACAAGCCAAAGTGTGCTTTGCACGTTTGGCGAGCAAGATGCCGGTGAAGGTCCGATTCGTCGAACGTCGCCCTGCCTGA